Proteins encoded by one window of Companilactobacillus ginsenosidimutans:
- the coaD gene encoding pantetheine-phosphate adenylyltransferase — protein sequence MSEKIGLYAGSFDPITNGHVDIIRRASKLFDKLIVAPMTNTSKKYLFTYDEKKTFIEEEIKDLPNVKVVNGKDELTIKLAKRYGATFLVRSMRNADDFGYESGVSSINKALDDDIETIFLISDTKYSTISSSMIKEVAKFNGDITKFVPKHVATELTKRLQKGNRSLEI from the coding sequence ATGTCAGAAAAAATTGGACTTTATGCGGGAAGCTTTGACCCAATCACTAATGGTCATGTCGATATCATCAGACGTGCTTCTAAATTGTTCGATAAACTAATAGTTGCTCCAATGACCAATACATCAAAAAAATACCTTTTTACTTATGACGAGAAGAAAACTTTTATTGAGGAAGAAATAAAAGATTTACCAAACGTAAAAGTGGTAAATGGTAAAGATGAGCTTACTATCAAACTAGCAAAACGTTATGGAGCTACTTTCTTGGTTAGGTCGATGAGAAATGCTGACGATTTCGGCTATGAGTCAGGAGTGTCCTCAATTAATAAAGCTTTGGATGATGATATTGAAACTATCTTTTTAATTTCCGATACTAAATACAGCACCATTTCGTCGTCAATGATCAAGGAAGTTGCAAAGTTTAACGGTGACATTACTAAGTTTGTTCCAAAACATGTTGCCACAGAGTTAACAAAACGATTGCAGAAGGGAAATAGATCTCTTGAAATTTAA
- a CDS encoding 2-oxo acid dehydrogenase subunit E2, translating to MAFKFKLPELGEGMAEGEVASWLVKEGDTVKEDDSLVEIQNDKSVEELPSPVSGTVKQIVAQEGDTVEIGDTLIIIDDGSADTGDDEEPAAKEEAAPAADEKAAPAAEKAAAPAAPAAEATGSANANYLAMPSVRQYARDQGVDLSTVTPSGKHGQITNADVDAAKSGAPAAGSSAKAAPAAAAAPIQPYTSAAPELETREKMSMTRKAIAKAMLNSKHTAPHVTSFDDVEVSALMANRKKYKQIAADQDIHLTFLPYIVKALVAVMKAYPELNASIDDSTDEIVYKHYYNVGIATNTEHGLYVPNIKNVDSKGMFQIAKEITENSQAAYDNKVSSDMMTGGSITISNVGSIGGGWFTPVINYPEVAILGVGKIANEPYVDEEGNIQVGKMLKLSLSYDHRLIDGALAQNALNLLKKLLHDPDMLLMEG from the coding sequence ATGGCCTTTAAATTTAAATTACCTGAATTAGGTGAAGGAATGGCCGAAGGTGAAGTTGCTAGCTGGCTTGTTAAAGAGGGAGATACAGTTAAAGAAGATGATTCTTTAGTTGAAATCCAAAATGATAAATCAGTTGAGGAACTACCTTCACCAGTTTCTGGTACCGTAAAACAAATCGTAGCCCAAGAGGGAGATACTGTTGAAATTGGAGACACATTAATTATTATTGATGATGGCTCTGCTGATACAGGTGACGATGAGGAACCAGCAGCTAAAGAAGAAGCTGCTCCTGCTGCAGATGAAAAAGCTGCACCAGCCGCAGAAAAAGCCGCAGCTCCTGCTGCACCCGCAGCCGAAGCAACTGGCTCAGCAAACGCTAATTACTTAGCAATGCCATCAGTACGTCAATATGCTCGTGACCAAGGTGTTGATTTATCAACAGTTACACCTTCTGGTAAACATGGACAAATTACAAATGCTGATGTTGACGCTGCCAAGAGTGGCGCACCTGCTGCTGGCTCAAGTGCCAAAGCTGCACCTGCAGCTGCTGCAGCACCAATTCAACCATATACTTCAGCTGCTCCAGAACTTGAAACTCGTGAAAAGATGTCAATGACTAGAAAAGCTATTGCTAAGGCAATGCTTAACAGTAAACACACAGCACCTCACGTTACAAGTTTTGATGACGTTGAAGTTTCAGCTTTGATGGCAAACCGTAAGAAGTACAAGCAAATTGCTGCTGATCAAGATATTCACCTTACATTCTTGCCATACATTGTTAAGGCATTAGTTGCTGTAATGAAAGCATATCCTGAATTGAATGCATCAATCGATGATTCAACTGACGAAATTGTTTACAAACATTACTACAACGTTGGTATTGCTACAAATACTGAACATGGACTATACGTTCCAAATATTAAGAACGTTGACTCAAAAGGTATGTTCCAAATTGCTAAGGAAATCACAGAGAACTCACAAGCTGCCTATGACAACAAAGTAAGCTCAGACATGATGACTGGCGGTTCAATTACAATCAGTAACGTTGGTTCAATCGGTGGTGGCTGGTTTACTCCAGTTATCAACTACCCTGAAGTTGCTATTTTAGGTGTTGGTAAGATTGCTAATGAACCATATGTTGACGAGGAAGGCAACATTCAAGTTGGTAAGATGCTTAAATTGTCACTAAGTTATGATCACAGACTTATTGATGGTGCTTTGGCACAAAATGCATTGAACTTGTTGAAGAAACTTCTACATGATCCTGATATGTTGTTAATGGAGGGCTAG
- a CDS encoding UPF0223 family protein — MRENYSYPLDPEWSDDDIVGVISLYNAVESVYESGISKEKFMQKYRAFCQVVPTKMEQRKFDKEFQLESGYSIYQAFKQSQSTPSNGKVRLHYERNKSRNR; from the coding sequence ATGCGAGAGAATTACAGTTATCCACTTGATCCGGAATGGTCAGATGATGACATCGTTGGAGTTATTTCTTTGTACAATGCAGTTGAATCAGTTTATGAGTCAGGTATTTCAAAAGAAAAATTCATGCAAAAGTATCGCGCATTTTGCCAAGTTGTTCCAACTAAAATGGAGCAACGTAAATTCGATAAGGAATTTCAATTAGAATCAGGATATTCAATTTATCAGGCATTTAAACAAAGTCAGTCCACACCAAGTAACGGGAAAGTAAGGCTTCATTATGAAAGAAACAAGTCAAGAAATAGATAG
- the rsmD gene encoding 16S rRNA (guanine(966)-N(2))-methyltransferase RsmD, producing the protein MKVISGSFRGLNLKPVPGKNTRPTSGKVKEAMFSMITPYFTDGNVLDLFAGTGSLGIEAVSRGYQKSYLVDKAYKAIATINENVEKTHHEEQFEVIKSAATEALKIFQEKDVKFDLVFLDPPYRMKITENLIQDMVDFNLLSSDAIIVDETDYEVNISNIETITLLKKKDYKDTKVALYQFGGN; encoded by the coding sequence ATGAAAGTAATTTCAGGTTCATTTCGAGGCTTAAATTTAAAGCCAGTTCCAGGGAAAAACACTAGACCAACGTCTGGTAAGGTTAAAGAAGCAATGTTTAGCATGATTACGCCATATTTTACTGATGGCAACGTGTTAGACCTATTTGCCGGAACGGGATCTTTAGGTATTGAAGCAGTATCGCGCGGTTATCAAAAATCATATTTAGTGGACAAAGCATACAAGGCAATTGCCACTATCAATGAGAATGTTGAGAAGACCCATCATGAGGAACAATTTGAGGTAATCAAATCAGCAGCAACAGAGGCACTGAAAATTTTCCAAGAAAAAGACGTTAAGTTTGATTTGGTTTTTCTGGATCCACCGTATAGGATGAAAATTACTGAGAATCTTATTCAGGATATGGTTGATTTTAATTTATTGAGTTCTGATGCCATCATTGTGGATGAAACTGATTACGAAGTTAATATTTCAAATATCGAAACAATCACATTATTGAAAAAGAAGGATTACAAAGATACGAAAGTTGCTTTGTATCAATTTGGAGGTAACTAA
- the lpdA gene encoding dihydrolipoyl dehydrogenase, producing the protein MAENVIEKDTVIIGSGPGGYVAAIRAAEYGQSVTVIEKSDTVGGVCLNVGCVPSKALIAAGNRLKQDRDSSVYGITTTGAEIDFAKTQEWKKTKVVDRMTNGVNMLLKKHKVEIINGEAYLDSDTQLRVMPSGPRQFMDNGGGQTIKFKNLILATGSRPVEIRGFKFNKRIIDSTGGLNLPEIPKEFVVIGGGYVGSELAGAYADLGAHVTILEGTGQIIPNFEKDMVSIVKKSLEAKGVTIITNAMAKKADETDNDVTVTYEVDGKEATVKADYCMVTVGRRPNTDNFGLEMTNVKTTDRGLIEVDEQGRTSVPNIYAVGDIVPGPALAHKAFFEAKVAAGAISGKNTANDFIGVPAVCFTDPELASVGLTKDQAKDKGIETNVAKFPFAGNARAVSLDEAEGFVRLVSDKKTGTLIGGQIVGPGASELVSELSLAINCQLNAEDLALTIHPHPTLGEPVQEAADILIGYPTHL; encoded by the coding sequence ATGGCAGAGAATGTTATAGAAAAAGACACAGTTATTATTGGTTCAGGTCCTGGTGGATATGTTGCAGCTATCCGTGCTGCTGAATATGGCCAATCAGTTACAGTTATTGAAAAATCAGATACAGTCGGTGGTGTATGTCTAAATGTTGGATGTGTTCCTTCAAAGGCACTTATTGCTGCTGGTAACAGATTAAAACAAGACCGTGACTCATCAGTTTATGGAATTACTACAACTGGTGCTGAAATTGATTTTGCAAAAACACAAGAATGGAAGAAAACTAAAGTTGTTGACCGTATGACAAATGGTGTCAACATGCTTCTTAAGAAACACAAAGTTGAAATTATCAACGGTGAAGCATACCTAGACAGTGACACACAACTACGTGTTATGCCTAGTGGCCCACGTCAATTTATGGATAACGGTGGTGGCCAAACTATCAAATTTAAGAATTTGATTTTAGCTACTGGTAGTCGTCCTGTTGAAATTAGAGGATTCAAGTTTAACAAACGTATTATCGATTCAACTGGTGGTTTAAACTTACCAGAAATTCCTAAGGAATTTGTTGTTATCGGTGGTGGATACGTTGGTTCTGAATTAGCTGGTGCTTATGCAGATCTTGGCGCACACGTTACTATTCTTGAAGGTACTGGACAAATTATCCCTAACTTCGAAAAAGATATGGTTTCAATCGTTAAGAAGAGTCTTGAGGCTAAGGGTGTAACAATTATTACCAATGCTATGGCCAAAAAGGCTGATGAAACTGATAACGATGTTACCGTTACTTATGAAGTTGATGGTAAAGAAGCAACTGTTAAGGCAGATTACTGCATGGTTACAGTTGGACGTCGTCCAAATACTGACAACTTTGGTCTTGAAATGACAAATGTTAAGACAACTGATCGTGGACTTATTGAAGTTGACGAACAAGGTCGCACATCTGTTCCAAACATCTATGCTGTTGGTGATATTGTTCCTGGCCCAGCTTTAGCTCACAAGGCATTCTTTGAAGCTAAAGTAGCAGCTGGAGCAATCTCTGGTAAGAACACTGCTAATGACTTTATCGGCGTTCCTGCAGTTTGTTTCACAGACCCTGAACTTGCAAGTGTTGGTCTTACAAAAGATCAAGCTAAAGACAAAGGAATCGAAACAAACGTTGCTAAGTTCCCATTTGCTGGTAATGCGCGTGCTGTTTCATTGGATGAAGCTGAAGGATTTGTAAGATTAGTTTCAGACAAAAAGACAGGTACACTTATTGGTGGTCAGATTGTCGGACCTGGTGCTAGTGAATTAGTTTCTGAATTAAGTTTGGCAATTAATTGTCAACTAAATGCAGAAGATCTTGCATTAACAATTCACCCACACCCAACATTAGGTGAACCAGTACAAGAAGCTGCAGATATCCTTATTGGTTATCCAACACATCTTTAA
- a CDS encoding helix-hairpin-helix domain-containing protein, which produces MERIIEKIKDYKIILILISGVLVGYIAVHSLIPARSSNPSTAQVIKPQASEKKSNEHKEVSSPKKGGFVDIQGAVKNPGVYAVQPNSIVRDAIAKAGGITANAEVKQINQAQKVTDSMQIYVPFQGEKPSVASSSLSSSMSGKEKQKVNINTASPDDFKDVSGIGPKKAEKIIDFREKNGNFEKLEDLTKVSGIGAKTIDSLRDSLTV; this is translated from the coding sequence ATGGAAAGAATTATTGAAAAAATTAAGGATTATAAAATAATATTGATTTTAATTTCGGGAGTTTTAGTGGGCTATATTGCAGTTCACTCTTTGATTCCTGCTCGTAGTAGCAATCCAAGCACTGCTCAAGTAATAAAACCACAAGCATCAGAAAAGAAATCTAATGAGCACAAAGAGGTGTCCAGTCCCAAGAAAGGAGGATTTGTGGATATTCAAGGGGCAGTTAAGAATCCGGGAGTGTATGCTGTACAACCCAATTCGATTGTGAGGGATGCAATTGCAAAAGCAGGAGGAATAACCGCCAATGCTGAAGTAAAACAAATTAATCAAGCACAAAAGGTTACTGATTCAATGCAAATTTATGTCCCATTTCAAGGTGAAAAACCATCTGTAGCTAGTTCATCTCTATCATCAAGTATGTCTGGTAAGGAGAAGCAGAAGGTAAATATTAATACCGCTTCTCCAGATGATTTTAAGGATGTATCAGGAATCGGTCCGAAAAAAGCAGAGAAAATTATTGATTTCAGGGAAAAGAATGGGAATTTTGAAAAGTTAGAAGATTTGACAAAAGTCAGTGGTATAGGCGCAAAAACTATTGATTCGTTGCGTGACTCATTAACTGTCTGA
- a CDS encoding FtsW/RodA/SpoVE family cell cycle protein has product MKKLKLIDLWIVIPFVILLGIGIVMVYSASFYNNMVNGGSTTQYLVKQALYATVGLVFCFFVYMLKVNVLKSRGVLLLLGFVTWASLFVLVVKGLVNPASKINGASAWINLGVINFQPLELAKLVFVLYLALILSNKQDRLMDLRFTDLVKDNLAQIFFLGTVIAMVIVQPDIGGAMILTIISLVLISASTIPSKIIITLDGSLIAILAAVMTFLFTVRPSFFVNSYQYQRFLAMAHPFELERKAGAQIVNSYYAISNGGIFGVGLGNSIQKRGYLPEPHTDFILAIISEELGIVGVIIVLGLLAVIVFRILLVGLRSKNRYMSLVLYGIATMLMTQIFLNVGGLLGYIPLTGVTLPFISYGGSSMIVLSIALGIALNLEATNKFDSEKLR; this is encoded by the coding sequence GTGAAAAAATTAAAGCTGATTGACCTATGGATCGTCATTCCGTTTGTCATTTTGTTGGGAATTGGTATCGTAATGGTTTATTCGGCCAGTTTTTATAACAATATGGTGAATGGCGGTAGTACAACTCAATATTTAGTCAAACAAGCTCTGTATGCAACTGTAGGGTTAGTTTTTTGTTTCTTTGTTTATATGCTGAAAGTGAACGTTCTCAAAAGTAGGGGTGTATTACTTCTGCTTGGTTTCGTTACGTGGGCATCATTATTCGTTTTAGTAGTCAAAGGGTTGGTTAACCCAGCCAGTAAGATTAATGGTGCTTCGGCTTGGATTAATTTAGGAGTTATAAATTTTCAGCCACTAGAGTTAGCTAAATTAGTGTTTGTATTATATTTAGCTTTGATATTATCAAATAAGCAAGATCGATTAATGGATTTACGCTTTACAGATTTGGTGAAAGATAATTTAGCACAAATATTTTTCTTAGGTACCGTTATTGCCATGGTTATTGTTCAGCCTGATATTGGTGGTGCCATGATTTTAACCATTATTAGCTTAGTACTAATTTCTGCTTCAACGATTCCGTCAAAAATAATTATTACGTTAGATGGGTCATTAATAGCTATTCTTGCTGCAGTTATGACATTTTTGTTTACGGTTAGACCATCATTCTTTGTCAATAGTTATCAATATCAAAGATTTTTGGCCATGGCCCATCCCTTTGAGCTTGAACGAAAAGCTGGAGCACAAATCGTTAATTCTTACTATGCAATTAGTAACGGTGGTATTTTTGGAGTTGGCTTGGGTAATAGTATTCAAAAACGTGGATATTTGCCTGAACCACATACTGATTTTATCCTAGCTATTATTAGTGAGGAATTAGGTATTGTGGGAGTAATAATTGTCTTGGGACTGCTGGCAGTAATTGTCTTTAGGATATTATTAGTAGGACTAAGATCAAAGAATAGATATATGTCTTTAGTGTTGTATGGTATTGCTACAATGTTGATGACACAAATATTTTTAAATGTTGGTGGATTGCTTGGCTATATTCCACTAACTGGTGTTACTTTGCCGTTTATTAGTTATGGTGGTTCTAGTATGATAGTCTTATCGATTGCGCTGGGAATAGCACTAAACCTTGAAGCAACAAACAAGTTTGATTCTGAAAAATTAAGGTGA
- a CDS encoding SepM family pheromone-processing serine protease — protein MKFNKSRNKILGAIFIFAIVVLFFFFQTNYYLEVPGSAEPTSQFVKVDGKHDKKKGNLLLTTVGIVRATPFLLVKSMENDFETIYPQEELMGNETSAQYNQVQQYYMKSATNNAVQAAYTKAHKPFNKVYKGVYVMDITSNSDFKGKLEVGDTINSINGYKFKSSNEFINYVRKQNKKSKVSISLDRNGRKLNVSGGLVKLKETKHYGLGITLTDDSVAKGVPPTTINAGEIGGPSAGLMFTLQVYSQIANKNLKQGRTVAGTGTISPDGTVGPIGGIDKKVFIASAEGATIFFAPDDPVTKEIKKYDPDYVNNYHLAKQAAKKINTKMKIVPVKKLDDAINYLEK, from the coding sequence TTGAAATTTAATAAATCAAGAAATAAAATTCTTGGCGCTATATTTATTTTTGCGATTGTCGTCTTATTCTTTTTCTTTCAAACTAATTATTATTTGGAAGTTCCTGGAAGTGCCGAACCAACTTCACAATTTGTTAAAGTTGATGGGAAGCACGATAAGAAGAAAGGCAATTTGCTTTTGACAACAGTGGGAATTGTTCGAGCCACCCCATTTTTATTAGTTAAATCAATGGAAAATGATTTCGAGACGATTTATCCTCAAGAAGAGCTGATGGGTAATGAAACATCCGCTCAATATAATCAAGTTCAACAATACTACATGAAGTCAGCCACTAATAATGCAGTTCAAGCTGCTTATACAAAGGCTCATAAACCTTTTAACAAGGTCTATAAAGGTGTTTATGTAATGGATATTACTAGTAACTCTGACTTTAAAGGAAAGCTTGAAGTCGGAGATACAATAAATTCAATTAATGGATACAAGTTTAAAAGTTCTAATGAGTTTATAAATTATGTTCGTAAGCAAAATAAAAAATCCAAGGTTTCAATTAGTCTTGATCGTAACGGCAGAAAATTAAATGTTTCTGGAGGTTTGGTCAAGCTAAAGGAGACTAAACACTATGGTTTAGGAATTACTTTAACTGATGATTCAGTGGCTAAAGGCGTTCCACCTACAACTATAAATGCCGGAGAAATCGGTGGTCCATCAGCAGGATTAATGTTTACTCTTCAAGTGTATTCTCAAATTGCTAATAAAAATTTGAAGCAAGGTAGAACTGTTGCTGGAACTGGGACTATCAGTCCTGATGGAACAGTTGGCCCAATTGGAGGAATTGACAAGAAGGTATTTATAGCCTCTGCTGAAGGTGCAACAATTTTCTTCGCACCTGATGATCCAGTTACCAAGGAAATTAAGAAATATGATCCTGATTATGTAAATAATTATCATCTCGCTAAACAAGCTGCAAAGAAAATTAATACTAAGATGAAAATTGTACCAGTTAAGAAATTGGATGATGCAATCAACTATCTTGAAAAATAA
- a CDS encoding inositol monophosphatase family protein has translation MKETSQEIDRFLVELLTNVGKNLEQDVTKTKDVDTKSGPNDLVTNFDKSTERNIVGIIKQNYPDATIVSEEGFGDVVNSMAGLVFFVDPIDGTMNFVKCHDSFASMVGVYLDGKPLVGAIINVMEHRIYHGGPDLGVFENNHQLAQPINSTLKEGLVIISGPMVLKNYLNTQEVVHKSSGLRVLGCAGIVFEHLLKGKEVLYMSYLKPWDLAAGRVLCETLGLSVVGVDGEPVDMLKSQVVIAGTQKVVSEVLETVKNSK, from the coding sequence ATGAAAGAAACAAGTCAAGAAATAGATAGATTTTTAGTAGAACTATTAACTAATGTTGGGAAAAATCTTGAACAAGATGTAACTAAAACTAAGGATGTCGACACAAAATCAGGTCCCAATGATTTAGTGACAAATTTCGATAAGTCAACCGAACGAAACATTGTTGGCATTATCAAACAAAACTACCCAGATGCAACCATTGTTAGTGAAGAGGGCTTTGGTGATGTGGTTAATTCAATGGCTGGACTTGTGTTTTTTGTTGATCCTATTGATGGAACCATGAATTTTGTTAAGTGTCATGACAGCTTTGCCTCAATGGTTGGAGTTTACCTGGATGGGAAACCTTTAGTTGGTGCAATCATTAATGTTATGGAACACCGAATTTATCATGGTGGTCCTGATCTGGGAGTATTTGAAAATAATCATCAATTGGCCCAACCAATAAATTCAACATTAAAAGAGGGCTTAGTAATCATTAGTGGCCCAATGGTTTTAAAAAATTATTTAAATACTCAAGAAGTCGTCCACAAGAGCAGTGGACTAAGAGTACTAGGTTGTGCCGGCATTGTGTTTGAACATCTCCTGAAAGGCAAGGAAGTGCTTTATATGTCATATTTAAAACCCTGGGATCTCGCAGCAGGCCGTGTACTTTGTGAAACACTTGGCTTAAGTGTTGTAGGAGTTGACGGGGAGCCCGTTGATATGCTAAAATCACAAGTCGTAATAGCTGGTACTCAGAAAGTTGTTTCTGAAGTACTAGAGACAGTTAAAAACTCTAAATAA
- the typA gene encoding translational GTPase TypA, which produces MEGRSNLTKRREDIRNIAIIAHVDHGKTTLVNEMLKQSDTLGEHFQIQDRAMDTNAIEKERGITILSKNTAIDYKGKKINILDTPGHADFGGEVERIMKMVDGVLLVVDAYEGTMPQTRFVLKKALEQHLTPIVVINKIDRPGARPEEVVDEVLELFIELGADDSQLEFPVIYASAINGTSSYDSDPAAQEHTMVPLFDTILKTIPAPIDNSDEPLQFQVALLDYNDYVGRIGIGRVFRGKIKIGDSVTVMKLDGSTKNFRVTKIFGFMGLDRVEVQEAKAGDLIAVSGMEDIYVGETVTPVDHQEALPLLRIDEPTLQMTFLQNNSPFAGREGSEVTARKIDERLRRQLHTDVSLKVEDTDQAGAWMVSGRGELHLSILVEEMRREGFELQLSRPEVIYKNIDGVNSEPFEEVTIDTPDQYVGSVIDAMSQRKGDMKNMESTGNGQTRLIFSAPSRGLIGFSTEFLSMTGGYGIMNHTFEEYKPVVKNWEPGRRTGALVSINQGPSTTYSLQSVEDRGQLFIGAGVDVYEGMIVGESSRDQDIAVTVTKGKNLTNTRASGKDHAAAIKTPKAMSLEQSIEFLNDDELCEVTPKNVRLRKKILDTNERKKYDKQRKMSKKA; this is translated from the coding sequence ATGGAAGGAAGAAGTAACTTGACTAAAAGAAGAGAAGATATCAGAAATATTGCTATTATTGCCCACGTTGACCACGGTAAAACTACATTGGTTAACGAGATGCTTAAGCAATCAGATACATTAGGGGAGCACTTTCAAATTCAAGATCGTGCCATGGATACTAATGCAATTGAAAAGGAACGTGGTATCACAATCCTTTCAAAGAATACTGCCATTGATTACAAGGGCAAGAAGATCAACATTTTGGATACTCCAGGACACGCCGATTTCGGTGGTGAAGTTGAACGTATCATGAAAATGGTTGATGGTGTTTTATTAGTTGTTGATGCATATGAAGGAACAATGCCACAAACACGTTTTGTTTTGAAAAAAGCGCTTGAACAACATTTAACACCTATCGTTGTTATTAACAAAATTGATAGACCAGGTGCTCGTCCTGAAGAAGTTGTTGATGAAGTTCTTGAATTATTCATCGAATTAGGTGCTGATGATTCACAACTAGAATTCCCAGTTATCTATGCTTCAGCTATTAACGGAACATCAAGTTACGATTCTGATCCTGCTGCACAAGAACATACTATGGTTCCATTGTTTGATACTATCCTTAAGACAATTCCTGCTCCTATTGATAATTCAGACGAACCACTACAATTCCAAGTTGCCCTACTAGATTACAACGATTATGTTGGTCGTATTGGTATTGGTCGTGTATTCCGTGGAAAGATCAAGATTGGTGATAGTGTTACAGTTATGAAACTCGATGGTTCTACGAAGAACTTCCGAGTTACTAAGATCTTTGGATTCATGGGACTAGACCGTGTTGAAGTTCAAGAAGCAAAAGCCGGTGACTTAATTGCTGTTTCCGGTATGGAAGATATTTATGTTGGTGAAACTGTTACACCAGTTGACCACCAAGAAGCTTTACCATTATTGCGTATTGATGAACCAACACTCCAAATGACTTTCTTACAAAACAACTCACCATTCGCAGGTCGCGAAGGTTCAGAAGTTACTGCTAGAAAGATTGACGAACGTTTAAGAAGACAATTACATACTGATGTTTCACTTAAAGTTGAAGACACTGATCAAGCAGGTGCTTGGATGGTTTCTGGACGTGGTGAACTTCACTTGTCAATTCTTGTTGAAGAAATGAGACGTGAAGGCTTTGAATTACAACTTTCTCGTCCAGAAGTTATCTACAAGAATATTGATGGTGTAAATAGTGAACCATTTGAGGAAGTTACAATTGATACACCTGACCAATATGTTGGTTCAGTTATCGATGCAATGTCACAAAGAAAAGGTGACATGAAGAACATGGAAAGTACTGGTAATGGTCAAACACGTTTGATTTTCTCAGCACCTTCTCGTGGATTGATTGGATTCTCAACTGAATTCTTATCAATGACTGGTGGTTATGGAATCATGAACCACACATTTGAAGAATACAAGCCAGTTGTTAAAAATTGGGAACCAGGTAGAAGAACTGGTGCTTTGGTTTCAATTAACCAAGGTCCATCAACTACTTATAGTTTGCAATCAGTTGAAGATCGTGGACAATTATTTATCGGTGCCGGTGTCGATGTATATGAAGGAATGATCGTTGGTGAAAGTAGTCGTGATCAAGATATCGCCGTTACTGTTACTAAGGGTAAGAACCTTACTAATACTCGTGCTTCTGGTAAAGATCATGCTGCTGCGATCAAGACTCCTAAGGCTATGTCACTAGAACAATCAATCGAATTCTTAAATGATGATGAACTTTGTGAAGTAACACCTAAGAATGTTCGTTTACGTAAAAAGATTCTTGATACAAACGAACGTAAGAAGTATGACAAGCAACGTAAAATGTCTAAAAAAGCTTAA
- a CDS encoding YlbG family protein — MFKKTERQAMYVWLYSMKWKRKLQHYGTIYYSSPKMKYVMLYVNSSRLAEVQKELLTKKYVKRISLAHRKELDEHYVLKTPEDKTEEE; from the coding sequence ATGTTCAAAAAAACTGAGCGTCAGGCAATGTATGTCTGGCTGTATTCAATGAAATGGAAACGCAAATTGCAACATTATGGAACGATTTATTATAGTTCTCCAAAAATGAAATATGTCATGCTTTATGTTAATTCAAGCAGGCTGGCTGAAGTTCAAAAAGAACTTCTTACCAAAAAATACGTAAAACGAATTTCACTAGCTCACCGTAAAGAGCTAGATGAACACTATGTTTTAAAAACCCCAGAGGATAAAACTGAGGAGGAATAA